One Verrucomicrobiota bacterium genomic region harbors:
- a CDS encoding transposase, with product MSQRRKYTKEFKDNAVSLVLSGRAAIEVAHDLGI from the coding sequence ATGAGTCAAAGACGAAAGTATACGAAAGAATTCAAGGACAACGCCGTATCGCTGGTGTTATCGGGACGAGCAGCGATAGAAGTGGCGCATGATCTTGGAATCGA
- a CDS encoding Ca2+-dependent phosphoinositide-specific phospholipase C gives MFSTTCLPFFGAGSVRGKILIVLNAPEPMQAYYTDVTPALKGRAMFVKAEPGSPEAAVVVSNDPMAEKTQDWIRRGYLVRTRADNATKEAAANDTSNRDAAFASGSHIITTDFPSPTPHPKTGYVVALPNGKSWRPNPITSEEGTN, from the coding sequence TTGTTTAGCACAACATGTCTCCCATTTTTCGGGGCAGGCTCAGTTCGTGGGAAGATCCTGATCGTCCTCAATGCCCCTGAACCAATGCAGGCTTATTATACGGACGTAACGCCTGCGCTGAAAGGCCGGGCCATGTTCGTCAAAGCGGAGCCAGGTAGCCCCGAGGCTGCCGTGGTCGTTTCAAATGATCCGATGGCGGAAAAAACCCAAGACTGGATTCGAAGAGGATATTTGGTTCGCACCCGGGCAGACAACGCGACAAAGGAAGCGGCAGCCAATGACACAAGCAATCGGGATGCAGCTTTTGCTTCAGGCAGCCACATTATAACCACTGACTTCCCGTCACCGACTCCGCACCCTAAGACTGGTTACGTTGTTGCCTTACCCAATGGTAAATCGTGGCGCCCTAATCCGATAACATCCGAGGAAGGCACGAACTAA
- a CDS encoding ribbon-helix-helix domain-containing protein: MKTITIKVSEELDARLTLRAKRRGVSKSEIAREAIRRDLETNESGEVKEEPSAYDIMKGGCGIIDSGVTDLATNPKHMEGFGQ; encoded by the coding sequence ATGAAAACTATTACAATCAAAGTATCGGAGGAGCTCGACGCACGTTTGACCCTACGCGCAAAGCGGAGAGGCGTTTCCAAATCGGAAATAGCCAGAGAGGCGATTCGCCGAGATCTTGAGACGAATGAGTCGGGAGAAGTGAAGGAAGAGCCCTCGGCCTACGATATAATGAAAGGCGGCTGTGGAATTATTGACAGTGGAGTTACTGACCTCGCCACAAACCCTAAGCACATGGAAGGATTTGGTCAGTGA
- a CDS encoding PIN domain-containing protein, translating to MNKTIILDTGPLVAFLDRREQHHAQVNQFFKEQTLPFATCEPVIKEACFILGHMPQAIQQIGRWISEGVIKIDFSLSHDNQQVFGLMKKYRDLPMSLADACLVTMCKLQSNCRIFTLDSHFHIYRTSTRKIIKTIGLG from the coding sequence GTGAATAAAACCATCATTTTAGACACGGGTCCGCTGGTAGCTTTTCTGGACCGTCGGGAGCAACATCACGCCCAAGTTAATCAATTTTTCAAAGAGCAAACACTCCCTTTTGCAACCTGCGAGCCGGTCATAAAAGAAGCCTGTTTTATCCTTGGGCACATGCCGCAAGCAATACAACAGATTGGCCGCTGGATCAGTGAAGGAGTTATAAAAATAGATTTCAGTTTATCGCATGATAACCAGCAGGTATTTGGCTTGATGAAGAAGTACAGAGACCTTCCCATGTCGCTAGCGGATGCCTGTCTTGTGACTATGTGCAAACTCCAATCAAATTGCAGAATATTTACGCTCGATAGTCATTTCCACATATACAGAACCTCCACTCGAAAGATCATCAAGACAATCGGTCTCGGTTAA
- the dnaE gene encoding DNA polymerase III subunit alpha, whose amino-acid sequence MSDSSQDFAHLHLHTDYSLLDGACRIDRLAARAKELGMSSVAMTDHGNLFGAIDFYRKMKKAEVKPIIGCEIYLVHDHNMFEKPRRERKRTDDIGDLPENHQLQPEDFPKHQIHHKTILAKDYEGYQNLSKLVSKAHTEGQYYRPRIDMEHLAKYSKGLIGLSGCINGVASQHLLYNNYEMAQKVTADFIDIFGKENYFIEVQDHGLSFQKKIIPGLLKLAKEFDLKVVAANDVHYVNKGDWEPHDALLCIQTGKKLSDEQRMKYPSQEFFLKSREEMLKVFHEIPETLDNTLHVAEMCNLDIPFGVNHYPVFEKPLEVSYHNDPDNFDRILDIYVSEKERVNKQNGIVESAAIDKKTRQEYRKNGLFLFDLCKQGLKERYAVDYDEIRSSDEIRPSTADEGKGIPPEPGSPGFRRFLCSKLEYELSIIMGTGFIDYFLIVWDFIDWARKQKIPVGPGRGSGAGSLVSYVMKITDIEPLRFGLLFERMLNLERVSPPDFDVDFCMRRRDEVVSYVRDKYGADAVANIITFGTFGAKMVIRDLARVNDVPYAEADRIAKMIPDELNISLTDSIAKSGELQAEIRGNPIAGKIVNHGQVIEGMVRNTGKHACGVIIGDRPIRDLVPVTLQEGDLTTQFPKGPVEDLGLLKMDFLGLKTLTVIADAQENVQKTRNLPDFDVEKVTIEDAKTFDLLNSGKTTGVFQLESGGMQSLCRQIGLSSFGEIIALIALYRPGPMQFIPQFIEGKKDPSTVKVPHKLLKELVGETYGVLVYQEQVMEAARIIAGYTLGDADILRRAMGKKIKSVMDAQKEIFVEGARVHNGIVKKTALDIFGILEKFAQYGFNKSHSAAYAMLSYRTAYLKANYPVEFMAAILSNELGNSDKVAHFVNECGAMKISVLGPDVNISRENFTPVIDPETGEAIIRFGMAAIKGVGDAASQKILEERKANGPFIDFEDFISRLDGKTVNRRVLECLIKSGGFDSTGESRLKLLEGLDAAISSAAEQQRDRERGQESFLDMLAEPAQKKRRTKNDGGKRKQKGAQMPLAEKLRYENELLGFYVSGHPMNEFNGLAQAITNFDPDKADELKDRSPFRFCGVVSNVTKKLSRKDNRPWAFFNISTKTHSFQMNMYSECFEECGHQLEDGKSLMVTGTVMNREGDDLRFSVREVSHLRASIPGMIKEIHWVLDPNNQAEEFLTQLREDLDTRQGGSTRVQLGMMVEKNRVLWSEIAPSLTWDVDPATFSQLKNHPSVLTVFIQTSPVQEFEQLKPWMRKNGN is encoded by the coding sequence ATGTCCGACTCAAGCCAAGATTTTGCCCACCTGCATTTGCACACTGACTATAGTTTGCTCGACGGGGCATGCCGTATAGATCGCTTGGCCGCGCGCGCGAAAGAGTTGGGAATGTCTTCGGTGGCAATGACGGACCACGGCAATTTGTTTGGTGCGATCGATTTTTATCGAAAGATGAAGAAGGCCGAAGTGAAACCGATCATCGGTTGCGAGATTTACCTGGTACATGATCACAACATGTTCGAGAAGCCCCGGCGCGAGAGAAAACGAACCGATGATATTGGAGATTTGCCGGAGAATCATCAATTGCAGCCGGAGGATTTTCCGAAGCACCAAATCCACCACAAGACGATTCTGGCAAAAGATTATGAAGGGTATCAGAACCTGTCGAAATTGGTCTCAAAGGCGCATACGGAAGGTCAGTACTACCGACCGCGCATCGACATGGAGCACCTCGCCAAATACAGTAAGGGTCTGATTGGTTTGAGTGGCTGCATCAATGGAGTGGCCTCCCAGCATCTGCTTTATAACAACTACGAAATGGCCCAAAAGGTAACGGCCGACTTCATTGATATTTTCGGGAAGGAGAACTATTTCATAGAAGTCCAAGACCACGGACTCTCTTTCCAGAAGAAAATTATTCCCGGGCTGTTGAAACTGGCCAAAGAGTTTGATCTGAAGGTGGTGGCAGCGAATGACGTCCACTATGTCAATAAGGGCGATTGGGAACCGCATGATGCACTGTTGTGTATTCAGACGGGGAAAAAACTCTCGGACGAACAACGCATGAAGTACCCGTCGCAGGAATTTTTCCTGAAAAGCCGGGAGGAAATGCTAAAGGTCTTTCATGAAATTCCCGAGACTTTGGACAACACCCTGCACGTGGCCGAGATGTGCAATCTTGATATTCCATTTGGAGTAAATCACTACCCGGTATTTGAGAAGCCGCTTGAAGTCTCCTACCACAATGATCCGGACAACTTCGATCGCATCCTGGACATTTATGTCTCGGAAAAAGAGCGGGTTAATAAGCAAAATGGCATCGTTGAGTCAGCGGCCATTGATAAGAAAACGAGGCAGGAGTACCGTAAGAACGGTTTGTTTCTCTTTGATCTTTGCAAACAAGGCCTGAAAGAGCGTTACGCTGTTGATTATGATGAGATCCGGTCATCGGATGAAATAAGGCCATCAACGGCGGACGAAGGGAAAGGAATACCGCCCGAGCCTGGCTCGCCCGGATTCAGAAGATTTCTGTGCTCAAAACTCGAATACGAGCTGTCCATCATCATGGGCACAGGATTCATCGACTACTTTCTCATTGTGTGGGATTTTATCGACTGGGCGCGGAAACAAAAAATTCCCGTGGGGCCAGGGCGTGGCTCGGGAGCCGGAAGTCTGGTTTCCTATGTAATGAAAATCACGGATATAGAACCACTGCGCTTTGGTTTACTCTTCGAACGCATGTTGAATCTTGAGCGTGTTTCACCTCCGGACTTCGACGTGGACTTTTGCATGCGCAGGAGAGACGAAGTTGTCAGCTACGTCAGGGATAAATACGGCGCTGACGCGGTTGCGAATATCATCACTTTCGGAACATTTGGTGCGAAAATGGTAATACGGGATTTGGCGCGTGTGAATGACGTACCATACGCGGAAGCAGATCGAATCGCTAAAATGATTCCTGATGAGTTGAATATTTCACTCACAGACTCGATCGCCAAATCAGGCGAGCTCCAAGCGGAAATCCGGGGGAATCCGATCGCGGGCAAGATTGTTAATCACGGACAAGTGATTGAAGGAATGGTTCGTAATACAGGTAAACACGCTTGCGGAGTCATCATCGGCGATCGCCCGATAAGAGACCTGGTTCCCGTAACGTTACAGGAGGGAGATTTGACAACTCAATTCCCCAAAGGACCGGTGGAAGATCTGGGACTCTTGAAAATGGATTTCCTTGGGTTGAAAACACTGACAGTCATTGCGGATGCACAAGAAAATGTCCAAAAGACACGCAACCTTCCTGACTTCGACGTCGAAAAAGTAACGATTGAAGATGCCAAGACATTTGACCTTCTCAACAGCGGAAAAACAACCGGAGTCTTTCAGCTTGAATCTGGCGGGATGCAATCACTTTGCAGGCAAATTGGCCTAAGCTCGTTTGGGGAGATCATTGCGTTAATTGCGCTCTATCGACCAGGACCGATGCAGTTCATACCTCAATTTATTGAAGGGAAAAAAGACCCATCCACTGTTAAAGTGCCTCATAAGCTCCTGAAGGAGTTGGTGGGAGAAACCTACGGTGTGCTTGTGTATCAGGAGCAGGTGATGGAAGCGGCAAGAATCATTGCCGGCTATACGCTTGGTGACGCGGATATTTTACGCCGGGCCATGGGTAAGAAAATCAAGTCTGTCATGGATGCGCAGAAGGAAATTTTTGTCGAGGGTGCTCGTGTGCACAACGGGATAGTCAAGAAAACCGCGCTCGATATTTTCGGCATTCTGGAAAAATTTGCCCAATACGGATTCAACAAATCCCACTCAGCCGCTTACGCGATGCTGAGTTATCGCACCGCCTATTTGAAAGCCAACTACCCGGTGGAATTCATGGCGGCCATCCTCTCGAATGAATTGGGAAATTCAGACAAGGTGGCCCATTTCGTAAATGAATGCGGGGCCATGAAGATCTCGGTACTAGGGCCCGATGTTAACATTTCGCGCGAAAACTTTACTCCGGTCATTGATCCGGAAACCGGAGAGGCAATTATTCGTTTCGGCATGGCAGCTATCAAAGGCGTCGGTGATGCTGCTTCTCAAAAAATCCTGGAGGAACGAAAAGCCAATGGGCCGTTTATAGATTTTGAAGATTTTATTAGCCGGCTCGATGGGAAGACGGTAAATCGCCGTGTATTGGAGTGCTTAATAAAATCCGGCGGGTTCGACAGCACCGGCGAAAGCCGCCTAAAGCTGTTGGAAGGTCTGGATGCTGCAATCAGCTCGGCCGCTGAACAGCAACGCGATCGGGAACGTGGCCAGGAGTCATTCCTGGATATGCTGGCCGAGCCAGCTCAAAAAAAGAGGCGAACAAAAAACGACGGTGGAAAAAGAAAGCAGAAAGGAGCACAAATGCCGTTGGCGGAAAAGCTCCGGTATGAGAATGAGCTCCTCGGGTTTTATGTGTCGGGGCATCCGATGAATGAATTTAACGGCCTGGCTCAGGCGATAACCAATTTCGATCCGGATAAGGCGGATGAATTGAAGGATCGGAGCCCATTCCGATTTTGTGGCGTCGTCTCAAATGTAACGAAAAAGCTCTCACGCAAAGACAATCGCCCCTGGGCATTTTTCAATATTTCTACCAAAACCCACAGCTTTCAAATGAACATGTATTCGGAATGTTTCGAGGAGTGCGGGCATCAATTGGAAGACGGAAAGAGCTTGATGGTAACGGGAACCGTCATGAATCGTGAAGGCGATGATTTACGGTTCAGCGTGCGGGAGGTTTCACATTTACGAGCGTCTATTCCCGGGATGATAAAGGAGATTCATTGGGTGCTGGATCCCAATAATCAGGCCGAAGAATTCTTAACCCAGCTCCGTGAGGACCTTGATACCAGGCAGGGAGGCTCAACCAGAGTTCAATTAGGAATGATGGTTGAAAAGAATCGGGTGCTGTGGAGCGAGATCGCCCCTTCGCTAACCTGGGATGTCGATCCAGCCACATTTTCCCAGTTGAAAAACCATCCTTCGGTCCTTACGGTGTTTATCCAAACTTCACCCGTTCAGGAGTTTGAACAACTCAAACCCTGGATGAGAAAGAATGGAAATTGA